TGTCGAGGCCCTTGGGGGATGCCTGCGGACCGTTTGTCGTGGCCGGCGCCGGGGCCGGCGGTGGCGTTTCTGTCTGTTGCTGCTCCATTTCGCTTTGAGACTCCTCGATGGTGGATGGTGGCGTCAGCGCCTCAGCGCCGCGACGTCGCACTTGGGTTGGTGGGCGGGACATGGGTTACTACCGAGAAAGCGGCCCTCAAGATTTGGGGGATTTCCGTGCTAGAGAAGGATTGAGTCCAGGTGTGCCTGACTCGGGATCGCAGGTCTCGCGATCCGAAACGGGGGTGCTGGCGACGGGCGTTTTTTCGATCCGCCCTCGAGCCCCCAGGTCGGTGCTCGTCCTACAATCTATCGAATCACGGCTGTCCCTGTCAAGGTGAAATCTATTTCCGATCGCCCAGCGTCCGAGGTCCGCTCGGCGCTTGCGCTACATCTTCAGGGGCGGGAACGTTGACTGCGAGAAGACCTGGCCCTCCAGGAAGGTGATCGACTTCCCTTTCGACCAGTAGAACCAGCTCTCTAGCATCTTATCGCCGTCGGAGAAGGTCCGTACCTCGTCGGGGTAACCGTTTACGTCCTTCGTCTTCGTAAGCTGGTGCCCCTTCGGAGCCCTATTATCGGCCGAATCTACCCAAATCTTGAGCTGAGATCCAAGCCGCGGCTTCCCGGAGTCCAGTGCCTTGTAGACGGTGTATTCCGCGACGGATTCGTCCTGCTTCTTCAGCTTGTTGAGCGCGAGAAACAGAAACTGGTGCGCGTCCTTGTCCTTGGGATCGAGCTCGAGGACCTTGCGCATCGCCGCGACCGAGCCCTCGTAGTCGGGAGGCGTGTTCTGGTATTTCGCCTGCCCGTCCAGCGAGGCGAGCTCCTTGCTCTTCGGGAACATCGCGATGCCCTTGTCGAGGATCGTAACCGCCTTCGAGTAGTGGTCCAGCGTCATCTGGATCACCGCGGCGTTATAGAGCGAGTTCTCCTTGGCCGACATGCCGGCCGAGTCCGTGGGCGCCACATCCACGACCTGCATATAGGTGGTCGCGGCGTTGTCGAGCAGGGAGTCGCGGGCCGCGCTCTTTTCCATCGGCTGCGCCGCGAGCTGGTACGACTCGGCGATCCGCGAGAGATAAATGACCGTGCCCGCGCTGTCGTAGGCCATGGCGGCCCGGTACGCGGGGATGGCGTCCGCGTATTTCTTGCCGGCGAAGAGCCTGTTGCCGCGGCCCAACGCGGCGACGCGGAGGTTCTGCTTCAGGTGCGCGTCGTCGGGTTTGAGCTGCAGCCCCATCTGGGCCGCGTGGATGGCGTCGTCCGTTCGACCGAGCACGTCGTAAATGTAGCTGAGGTTCTTATAGATGTCCGGCGAGGTCGGATCGATCAGCAGTGAGAGCTCGAAATCGTAGGCGGCTTCCATCAGGACCGACGCGCCGGAGTAGGCAGGATAAGCGGTCGTGTCGGTCACCGCGGTCTTGGCATCGGCCGGGGCCTTGAATGGCTTGTACGGAATCTGAAGCGGCTCAGT
Above is a genomic segment from Candidatus Eisenbacteria bacterium containing:
- a CDS encoding tetratricopeptide repeat protein; amino-acid sequence: MKIEATFRARVLGAAAVALSVLLAAHAADAGVCFTSGKVYVQQKVYDKACWQLECARKEDPDNPQVYSLLAFARSRQRQFASAGAVFELGINAAAKKKDQKRQDEIAANRKSVIAELFNPGVAALTRAGQIEQKDERTTDAGTPQAALEKERGEPKDFARFTEGGKEHEIWYYPDQGLAFHFSPGSTEPLQIPYKPFKAPADAKTAVTDTTAYPAYSGASVLMEAAYDFELSLLIDPTSPDIYKNLSYIYDVLGRTDDAIHAAQMGLQLKPDDAHLKQNLRVAALGRGNRLFAGKKYADAIPAYRAAMAYDSAGTVIYLSRIAESYQLAAQPMEKSAARDSLLDNAATTYMQVVDVAPTDSAGMSAKENSLYNAAVIQMTLDHYSKAVTILDKGIAMFPKSKELASLDGQAKYQNTPPDYEGSVAAMRKVLELDPKDKDAHQFLFLALNKLKKQDESVAEYTVYKALDSGKPRLGSQLKIWVDSADNRAPKGHQLTKTKDVNGYPDEVRTFSDGDKMLESWFYWSKGKSITFLEGQVFSQSTFPPLKM